Proteins co-encoded in one Sus scrofa isolate TJ Tabasco breed Duroc chromosome 14, Sscrofa11.1, whole genome shotgun sequence genomic window:
- the HPGD gene encoding 15-hydroxyprostaglandin dehydrogenase [NAD(+)] isoform X3, translated as MHVNGKVALVTGAAQGIGRASAEALLLKGAKVALVDWNFEAGVKCKAALDEQFEPQKTLFIQCDVADQAQLRDTFRKVVDHFGRLDILVNNAGVNNEKNWEKTLQINLVSVISGTYLGLDYMSKQNGGEGGIIINMSSLAGKDS; from the exons ATGCACGTGAACGGCAAAGTGGCGCTGGTGACCGGCGCGGCGCAGGGCATCGGCCGAGCCTCTGCGGAGGCGCTGCTGCTCAAGGGCGCCAAG GTAGCGCTTGTCGACTGGAATTTTGAAGCAGGTGTAAAGTGTAAAGCTGCCCTGGATGAGCAGTTTGAACCTCAGAAGACTCTTTTCATCCAGTGCGATGTGGCGGACCAGGCACAACTTAGAG atACATTTAGGAAAGTTGTAGATCACTTTGGAAGACTGGACATTTTGGTCAATAATGCTGGAgtgaataatgagaaaaattgggaaaaaacgCTGCAGATTAACTTG GTTTCTGTAATCAGTGGAACGTACCTGGGTTTGGATTACATGAGTAAGCAAAATGGAGGTGAAGGAGGCATCATTATCAACATGTCCTCTTTAGCAGGTAAGGACAGTTAA